Genomic segment of Populus nigra chromosome 14, ddPopNigr1.1, whole genome shotgun sequence:
taaatcatgtggcgaaagcactgtatttttcctcacaaaacacggtaaattgctacaaatcattttgttcagtctctaagtttttgatcaccatcatacctttaatttctattacttatctagcgctggttcacaattataacgcTATCAAgtgcatttattttataagcccGCGGCAGCGCGCGGACATGTCATCTCGTATATCCTAAACCTAAGCGACAATCTCCTTAAGCCATTGTTTTAACAAACTAAAGCTACGAATCCCTTCATCTTATTCTTATAACCAAAAACCCTAACTTGATTTCAACAAATCTCCATCATACCCCTGCCaattgaacattaaaaaaaaattcaaaaccctaaTTGTAAACTCTCTCTCAAGtcagatctctctctctctcctctctctatctctctttcaatttgtttattttaacataacacctaattgcttttttgtttctcttttaaatctatatgttgatatatatatttttttaactttctttaatgtttgattGCAGGTTATAGACAAATAAGCATGAGAGAGTGCAAAGGTGGAGGGCAACACATTCAAGGTAGCTTAGTCAGAGGATCTAAGATTTTGCGATTAGGTTTGTTTATAGCTTCTACTCTATTGAATCTaaaatgtttctttctttttccactctttttacaacaacaaaaagatGATATTTTCATAGAGAATTAATGCAAAACATAATACATCTCAAATGTCGATTcacttattatatttaatatacattcttctctcttaaaaaaacaacacactCATCTTATGTTACTCTAGCATAGTCCTTTCATTGTTATTGAGAAATCAAATTATCcaacattcaattttttattaacaaatgcTAATGTTAATGATGGTAAAATCTTTGGTTTAGTGTGAGTTTGACATTATTTGATTGTTGATTTATTGAGTCAAAATCTTCTAATTAAGTTCAACCCATGAAAATTAGCAATATAAGTTCACTCATGGATATCTGTAATCTCCATAAAAACTTTAACACAACCTAATATATCCAACTtgcttggataaaaaaaaagttgaatgattcgggttttgaatttgtaaaatattagaaataagGTTGGATATAATTATGAGCTCAAACTCGACCTAACTATATCAATGAAAACCTCtaattttcttgaataaaaTGAAAGCAAATTCCTAAACAGGACTAAATGCTTTAGAGTTGGGAATGcgatatttttcttttgggtcTTAAGGGTAggaatttgttaatttttatactttgcTTTAATTTGGTTAAAAGAGCAACTACtttgttttaattcaaaactagtaaggtaatttcttttaaaaataatgtgtttCTCTGAAAAGTAAAGTATTGGCAAaactctcattttattttagacCAACTGCtacaatttgatgttttttaggtgtttttttatgattttaatatgctaatgtcaaaaataaataaaaaaattattttgatacattttcaattaaaaagcaTTATGCACGATATTACCAAACACATACGTAATCAACATGGTCAAGATTAGCCCAACCATCATACTTTCtaacactacaagatttaacagttttaccgacataATTTTTTCGTCggtgtaagacacatattccatcagtaattatattaccaacggaattaaaGACGGAAATGATCCGTCGGTGAATCGTTCGTTTGTAATgttttgtccgtcggtaaatccgttggtaatagaattaccgacggatttactgacggaatagACGtgtcggtaataatttttttattaccaacggaattaccgagggatttaccgacggaattaccgacggaaattccgtcggtaattattgaaaaacattttaaaaaaaaattattttataaaattataaaataattaaataaacataaattaacactgtataatatatactcaaaatgcttggaaaaaagaataagaaaatcaattcaaacaaatttgcaataaaaaaataaaataaaaaaataaattcaactaaaaaaattcatatgaaaaaaatgaagttgcaattgctaaaaattttaaaatcctataaataaatctactaaaaattgatctcatatgaaaaaaaaatctcacaacaacatttatacaattattaagaacaaaaacaattaaaaataaaaaaaacaaatatagtgaaaaaaatcatgaaaaaagaagaaaaaagaaaaatcttaccttaatgtagttgcaagtgaagctaaggagagaaaaaaaatttcattaagcatattaattaaaaaaaaaactaagaggataaaagaagaaagaagaagaagacatacccaagcatgaaggaaaagagaaggagatgaggagagaaaagaagataaagaaatagataagaaattatgttttttacataagtgaagaagaagaagaagacataccttaatgatgttttttacatataatgaagaagaagaagaataagaagtagaagaacaagaagaagaagaataataataagaaacgAGTCTGTCTCTTATGAAATAAGGGCATTCAGGTTTTTTATTGGGACGCTTTAtcgacggataattaaatattaatattttttaattattccgtcagtaattccatcggtaatatttaatttaaattttcaatttcgtaaatttttttcagaaaccaccaaaaaattaccgatgatttttcaatccgtcggtaattccgtcattaatatttaaatgaaaattttaaattaattgaattttttcagaaaatcactaaataacaccgacgacttttaaatccgtcggtgatttactctctggaaaataccgatggaattttctgtcggtgattccctttgtaattaacatgatgaacagtgttcacaatttaccaacaaatttaccgacgaaatcaccgacggaataaattctgtcggtaattcctttggtaaaaatgacacgttattatttttttttgctttgtttttattttttttcccacggtaattccctcggtatataccaaggGAATATTTCTGTTGGTAAAATCTCTcggaaatttaccgacggaaatattccctcggtatttccgtttgtatttatcaattttctggtagtgtaaaTATGGATGACCATTTAATTTGAATTCGATAAATACGTACTACCCTGAATCAACCTGAATGAGTTGGTACTTTTTGGATAGTTATCTTAATTAATAAGTAATGTATATGGTATGAATATTGTCAAACACAACCCGAAACTTGGCGTGAAACCAGTCCAAATctgactcaaaataaatattatattatatagatatatttgcataacatttagatttttgtttctatacaatataatatatattatcttaatattaacataaaacacaaatatatgtataatatttataattttatcatttaatatatatatattcttttttttattgaatattgaaTAATACTCAGATAATGAATACTTGTATGATACCAAAGACCAATAGATagtttataaatatctaaagtttttacttgaaataagatataaatataaaaaaatctcaaccgTGAATAGTCATTGTCATCcctatttttaaatgattaataatTATTGCTCAGTGTTTCATCCAATTTTTCTCATATTTAGCACCAAAGAAAATCAAGTGCGCATATCTACCAGTTAGGTTAACTAGAGacattaatatttcaaaatcgcATAGTTGAAGAAGTTTATTCACGTTACACAAGTAAGCGTGGAAGAGTTATTTAGttctcataaaattattttattgccatgatcaatattattttaataacataTTGATAACATAAGCCCTTCAGATACAATTATTTGCGGAGGAGCAAGAAATAAGCTTACACTTGCAGGCACAAACTCTGGAATCAAAGTCCAGAATCGGGCATGCATAATTAAACACAATAGCCACAGGAATTTAAACACAACTCCAATCACGGAAAACTACCTATTCAGATTTCAGATCCATTTCCTTGAAAGACTGACCTTTAAGCCATGCTTCATATGAAGAATGATGGAGCTACTAGGAGCCACAGGGTGGCCTTCCACCACGTGAACTTGGTAGTTGTGGATTATAGCAGCTGCTACTGCCTTCATTTGAGTGAAAGCAACACCTCTCCCCAAACAAGTCCTTGGACCAGCATTGAAAGCTAAAAACTTGTATGAGGGTTCATGTTTGATCTTTCCACTGTCAGAGATCCACCTTTCTGGCTTAAATTCTAAGCAATCTGGTCCCCATATTGATGTCATCCTTCCCATCACATACACGGAAAATAGCACCATCATGTTCGGACCGACACGGTGCCCCGATGGAAGGACATCTGACTTTAGAGGTTCCTTATGCTGGAATGGGACAGGTGGATAAAGCCTTAACGTTTCACACAGGGCCCCATGGAGATAAACTAAATTGCTTAGCTCTTGTGTGCTAAATAGCCTCCAATTCTCCCTTTCTTCTGCTGGCATGGTTGCTTTTAACTCTTGTCTAATCTTGCTTTCTACTTGAGGATTCTGAGAAACAAGCCAGAAAAACCAAGTAAGAGCAGAGCTAGTGGTGTCTCTCCCTGCTAGAAAGAAATTTACAATGGTGTCTCTTAGAAATTTGTCGTCTGTTTTTAATCCCATGATTTCAGGATGACTCATGTATGACGTTAACAAGTCAACACCATCTTCATCTTCTATCGTTGTGGTTTTCTTGCTGagtttttcccttttccttgatATATATTCTGCTACCATATGATCCAGCGTTTGCCAAGCTTCTTTCAGTTTCTGCTCTTGTCCAAACCCTAGCCACCTTTGTAGCTTCAAAAATATTTCTGGCCAGAGATGCCTATAAAATATTGCTTCTTCAGCATTATCCATTGCCTTTGAGAATTCAACTTGAGGGAATTCAATGGAGAGGCATCCTGGGTCATACCCAGTTACCAGTATGGAAGTGATATCAAATGTAAACCTTTGGAACACATCTTGTAAGTCTACCACTGAGCCTTGCTTAGCCACATGCTCAAGGACTGGAATGAGCCCTTTCTCCACCTTATTCCAGCTACTCTTCACCAAGAACCTCTGAAACTGCTGGTGATTAATCAACACGTGAGCAAGTTTCCTCTGATTCTTCCACAAGTGTGAATCAGCATTGAAAATACCATCTCCAAGAATATCAAATATTCTAGAGAACATAGACCCCTTTGGAAAGTTTGAGAAGTTTGAGCTCATTATGTAATGTATGTTGGCTGGATCCACAGTGTTCAAGACGTTAGGGCTAAAAAACCAGAGGCTTTTGTATATAAAACTGCCCCCACTTAGCTGTATAACCTCTGCGATCCTTTCATATGGCCGGTGGAGGTTCCGGATAGAATCTGGCAGCATTCCTACAAGCGGCCAGTTCCTCGGcagcctcttttttttgttgctgaaaCAGCAAAAGATGGCCACGGCAACAATTGCTAAGAAGATTTCAAGAAGCCCTAGTGATGCCATTGAAAGTGTCCCACAAGCTATCATTTATAGAGTCCTGATGCACTGAGTGCACatatatagtatttattttggaattttctTCTAGCCACCCAGACATTTGTTGTGATTAAACGCGCATGCTAACTTTCTCAATTAGGATTaaatttcaaatctcattttagttttgaattcaATGATTTGGATTAGGtaataaatacaacaataagTTTAGTTTCCAAAATTTTCCAATGACTAAATCATATTTAATGAGTCATGTTTTAAATTGTGTCATCAGTTTAGAATTTAAtgaattggattaaaaaataaagataaaataataaggaattaagtttttgtttccttttttattgaattaaatgtTTTGCATtagacaaacaaataaaataattagtagtTAAATTGTTGtcatttttaacttaaaataaatcatatccatttaatttgaatcaataatttagatttaattaagaGCACGGTAGAGAGGAATTTAAGCCCCGTTCATATGTGAGTTGATCAGAGGATACCTTCACCAtcgaaggaaaaaaacaaacattatcaCATATGATGGTagaaaattattgtttctttaaaaaattcaataatatatatatattgacacgttcttttattctttttgaaattaaattgaaatcctACCGGCAGCGGGTTATAAAACTGGTttatatattaaactaacagGTTTGCAAAATGACATTAAAGGAGGGACGTATTCTACTAGGTCAAGTAACATCTAGTGCACTattaaaaatggaaaaagaatcAACAACTGACTAAAGTTTCTCACTATCCAACCTCCCTAAAGCTTATGCATGCAGAAATGGTCAGCCGATCTGCACGTAATTTTGTTGAACTCTGAACTAATGACCTAAAAATTAACGCTTCAATCTGTATGTTAAGTAGCCGAACTAATTACCTGAAAACGTTCCTAATCTGGGAAAGTCTTGTTTTAAGACAAATCGTGGGAAATCTGaacaactatatatattatttaacgcACTTCAACTTTTCGCGTTTCATTTTCCTAAATTTTGCAAATTCTGAAGTGAAAATGATAAAAGCTAAAGACATGCAGGTATTGACTGATTTGAGGAAATGTTCGGTTAAGGATGTGACAGAAGCATTAACTTTCAAGTTGCCCCTGAAAGATATACCACACCGAAGACTCCCAAACGCGCAAGCAAATATTGGAGTCTTCCATCAGTGCTTGATTGAATcagtgaaaaataagttgagtaATTTGGGAATGCATCGAATGTGATAAAGTCATCAATTATAGAGAATTTTCTTTAAACGAGAGCGAAAGCAAAGGAATGAATATATTAGCTGGGAAAGTCATCAATTATTGGAGTCTTGCAACATGTGAGCAAAGTTTGGATGCTTCCACCCCGTGTTATACAAGCTTTTAATTaacagtaataaaaaatatttgatgatattCTCCTGCCATTAAAGTCGTTAGTCAAGAGAAAATACAAGTCATTGGCAAAGGGCAGAAAATcaagttgaaaattaaaataaactgggcacaaaaaactaattagatGGATACTGCATAAACATTCAACTTGCATTTCTTATGACACCAACaatccaaccaaaaaaaaaaaaaaaattcatctcaaCTCTAAGGGGTAGTTCAACTGGTCAGACCTTGATTTTGCTCCTCAATAATCACGAGTTCGAGTCCTCTGAGGACTACTGAAggtttatatagttattaacttcagggtccATGAGATTAGTCTAAATACGTctaagctggtccggacactcATGttaatcaaccaaaaaaaaaaatcatctcataacaatacaaataaatcaaaacaccaTTGATTTTCAAGCATGGATAACACAACATCttgtgacaaaataaaaaattattgttcgcGGCCCTCCTGAAACAGCAGCAACATCTTCTTGGAGGATTAAATCGGCTGAAGTATCATTGAAAGAGCTAATTGGGAGAAAGGTGTCAATCAAAGATTTAGCATCTCCTGCAATGAAAGTTGTCTCTTAATGTAAACTTAAGGCCATATAAACTGCAGTTCTCAAAGCAAGAGATCCTAAAACGGCAGGGTGGTATGCATGACCTGAAAAGATACTGATTAGTAACCAGGAGGTAATGATAAAAGGTTAATTATTGGAGAGCACATATGAAACATGAGCAAAAGTGGGCAGTGCTCGATCGGTAAAGGAGgctttaatcttttaattatctTGATTAATGAAACAGGCTAGATTACTCATCACctgaatttattaaatcatagataaattaatataagaaaaccaaaaacatatttcCAGTGTCAAAGGAGAACATATTTCCAGTGTCATTGGTTTTCAAGTTGGGAGGAATATGGTTTTACTTACAGAAGTCCATAAACCAAAACCATGTCGGTAATTTAAATTCCAACTGTGATAAGATAAAATGCCATAATATGAGAATAGATTAAGAAGTACCTAAATCTggggcttaattgaaaagaaaaattgaaatttagagcaaaattgatcaaaaataaaagaattaaaggaccaaaaatcaaaataaaaaagacacaaaaattTAGGGATtctattaatttaatcaaaggtgtaattgaagagaaaaatagagATTAAAAGCAAAATTGACTGAAAATGCACACATTAACtcaatgatcaaattgaaaaagacATCATAATCGAAGggctatttttaatataatgagaGAAAATAGgtgaaatttgttaaaaattgaaattttaaaaaccaacgACCAAGGTTTAAAAAGAGCCAATATTGAGAGACTATTTTGAATGCAAtcaagggttaaattaaaattgattttagaaaaaaagttgaaattgaccaaaaataaaaacaaatatgggcAAGTACCAaacttaaaaatgaaaaagaaaagaaaagaggagcaTTAGTGAAGTGGTGTGTttcaccagaaaaaaaaaggagggccatggaaaaaaaagaaggggagttagtctagagagagaaaatatcaaattagagAGTGagtgaatgaaaagaaaatttgatcTAAGAGTAATGAGTTAGGGAATgataggaaagaaagaaagaaagaaagaagaagaaaagagaaacaaacctaatcacataaataaaaaaccgaatagggtaaaaaaaaatagttgggtTTTTTAGGTCATAAACTAGTTTGTTTTGAACCAGAGAGTTTTAGAAGggatagaagaagaaaagagaaggaaatgaGGAAAATAAGCCacaattgaagagaaaaagctACCTAAagctaaaaagagaaaaactttcaaaaacacTCCATCACCCCAACTAGCCACTATCCATCAGGGACCACCATAGCATCTCCCCACTCATCTATAACCAACATTAAGGTTAGTTATAGCCTATTCTCCCTCTTTTTCATTCCTTAGGGTTTATCTAAAAGTGGTtacttatatttgttttagttcttTCCTAGAAAATAatgcataaaagaaaacttaaagTTTGTGTTTAATTACAAGTTTTAGTTAggtttaatctttattttatatgtatttttttcacaaaatatgaaataaacaaATAGGGCCTAACTATATGTTTGGTTCCTTCTAGAAAATAATGCATGAATAGAAACTTAAAGTTTGTGTATTTTTTCGTTTAAGTTGGGTTTGATctagattttatatattttttatcacaaaatatgaaaaattaaagggttaaatatgtgttttaattttcttagaaaGTAAATGCATGAATGAAAActtaaaatttgtgtttttagggtttaattgtgtttaatctatattttaaatgctttttattccaaaatatgaaaacaaaataggggttaaatatgtgttttttattttcttagaaaataatGCATGAAGAGAAATATAAAGTTTGTGTTTTTAGGGTTTAGTGTGATATAGATTTGGTATGTTTctttgattcaaaaaaaaagaagaattaggGTTTAGAAATGTGTTTTGCCTTTTTAGATAATggtgcatgaaaaaaaaaacattttaagttCAATAGGATTTAGTTATGTTTGAATCcaaaatttgtgtttttctttgataatgAATATGAAAAGTTATGGATTAGATGTATGTTTTTGCTTTGTCAGatgatgaatgaatgaatgaagaaaaacttgaagtttttttagggtttagtgtttttttctaGGGTTTATTGTTTaagaaagaattaattttatcaaaatttcatgtcataattttttttatgttaatcttAGGCTCAATCAAAATTGAATCtattttcatcaaaaataaaaataatagatgaaatttcatgtttttaaggattaatatcaaatttttcattcaaaatcctAAATCTaagaaatcttttatttttaggaattaatatcaaaaacttTTTGTCTagggccatgtttgtttcccagAAAGTAGttttcgggaaaccactttccaaactttcatgtgtttgtttgtcattagaaaagttggtcatcggaaaacactttccggtcaacggaaacacttttcggtcaacgaaaaacactttccggtcaaatttggtttggtttccagaaaagtattttcccttttggctgtgtttatTTTCCGGAAAATGGTTtctgggaaaccactttccaaactttcttgtgtttgtttgccattagaaaaattggtcaacggaaaacactttccagttaaagGAAAATTTCGCTTGGtgttcaggaaagtgttttcctggaaaattttgacggaaaacactttccagaagttgtgaaaaatttagaaatgccattatttgctgattatatcaaatttgatcctcaaacttttgattgctatatataatttgttttgaatatttatttttcaatttcatctcttaaaatttaatttttatattaattttggtctttatttttataattgctatttgctttttccttatcatttttttattgaaattttttatctatcaaatttgatcctcattcttttgattgttacttattttatttgaaataatttatgaaatgttaattattattattattttaatttcttcatctttcattttttatatttttttagatttgatctctattattttgattattatttattttatttgagataatttatgaaattatattttttttcaatttcattctcattcaactttttaatttggaagatttgttcctcattattttaataaacttgagaaaaatataacattaataagttattttccaggtcatttttcatgatataaccaaacactggaaagtgttttccaacttattttccattacactaccaaacatcgaaaaatactttcccggaattcactttccaaaaggaaactactttccagcaaacaaatggGGCCTAAGTCAAATGTCATAACCTTTTTTTGAGTTATTCCTCAAAATTTtaccttttttccttttaaaataaataataataacaataagaatggtattttgaaaaaaacaggCTGAGTAGGATtctaaatatacataaaaatcaagttgcaaTAGAATTGGGAGCCTAATTGTACCCCGTTGTATCCAAGACTAAAGAGATGATACAGattcaaggttaaattaaatcattattggatg
This window contains:
- the LOC133672319 gene encoding alkane hydroxylase MAH1-like: MIACGTLSMASLGLLEIFLAIVAVAIFCCFSNKKKRLPRNWPLVGMLPDSIRNLHRPYERIAEVIQLSGGSFIYKSLWFFSPNVLNTVDPANIHYIMSSNFSNFPKGSMFSRIFDILGDGIFNADSHLWKNQRKLAHVLINHQQFQRFLVKSSWNKVEKGLIPVLEHVAKQGSVVDLQDVFQRFTFDITSILVTGYDPGCLSIEFPQVEFSKAMDNAEEAIFYRHLWPEIFLKLQRWLGFGQEQKLKEAWQTLDHMVAEYISRKREKLSKKTTTIEDEDGVDLLTSYMSHPEIMGLKTDDKFLRDTIVNFFLAGRDTTSSALTWFFWLVSQNPQVESKIRQELKATMPAEERENWRLFSTQELSNLVYLHGALCETLRLYPPVPFQHKEPLKSDVLPSGHRVGPNMMVLFSVYVMGRMTSIWGPDCLEFKPERWISDSGKIKHEPSYKFLAFNAGPRTCLGRGVAFTQMKAVAAAIIHNYQVHVVEGHPVAPSSSIILHMKHGLKVSLSRKWI